In the genome of Labilithrix sp., the window GAACACGGTCGCGGGCTGGAGTTGCGCGCGCATGTCGATCGGGAGCGCCTCGGAGAGGAGCTCGATCGAGTAGCGGAGCTCCTTGTACGCGATGCGGAGGTCGTGCATTCCCGTCACGTCCGTCACCTCGACGTCGCGCTTGTCCTCGACCTTGCGCCGCGCGCGCTCGACCGTGCGCCGCGCGAAGCGTGAGAGCTCGACGTTCCGCTTCGGCTCCACCGGGAACACGAGGAGCGCCTTCAGCATGAGGCGCGCGCGCTCGAGGTCGCCGCGCTCGATGCGGGCGATCACGCTCCGCCGCAGCTTCTCCGCGCGGGGCTTGCGCCCCGTGAGCCAGGTGTCGAAGCCGTCCGCCTTCGCCGCGCCGGCGAGCGTCTCCTCGAGGACCTCTTCGTCGCGGAGCTCGCCCGTCGCGTCCATCACCTGCTTGAACGCGAGCCGGACGACGTCGGTGTGCCATCGCCCGAAGAGCTCGCGCGACATCTTCAAGAGCGTGCGGAGGCGCCGGATCGCGACGCGGAGGTCGTGCACCGCCTCGTCGTCGTCGAGCTCCGTGACGACGCGCGGCGCCGCTTCGCTCAGCGCGGCGTCGAGGTCGCGGAGCTTCATCACGACGTAGGGGGCGGCGAGCGGGGCGCCGTTCTCCGTGCGCGCCGTCATCGCCGCACCACCTTCACGATCGTCATCGGCTTGATCCCGCGGCGCTGCTTGAGCACGCGGCGCACGGCCTGCCGGACGACCTCGGCGCGCTCGTCGTCGGTGGCGTGCTCGAACGCGTTCGCGAGCGACGTCTTCACCTCCTCGAGCGCGGCGGCGTGGTCGGCCGGCGCGGCCTCGTCGTCCATCACGCCGCGCATCTCGAGGAGCACGTCGACCGCGCCGTCGCGATCGAAGGTGACGACGCAGAACGCGACCCCGGCCTCCGCGAGCCAGCCGCGGATCTTCAGCACCGAGGGCGCGACCTCGCGGCCCGCCCACTCGTAGACGCGCCCCGCCCCGATCGTCTCCCCGAGCATCACGCGCTCGGCGGTGACCTCGACGACGCGGCCGTTCTCCGCGACCGCGACGCTCGGCACGCCCATCTCGCGTGCGAGCTCGGCGTGGCGGGAGAGGTGATGGATCGTGCCGTGGACCGGGACGAAGCACCGCGGGCGCACGAGCTCGATCATCTTCCGCTGATCGGGCCGGTGCGCGTGCCCGCTCACGTGCACGCCGCGATCGAGCCGCGGCGTGATCACCTCGACGCCGCGCCGAATGAGCTGCCCGAGGATCGCGTAGACCTCGGGCTCGTTGCCTGGGATCGTCCGCGCCGACATGATCACGCGGTCGCCGGGCGCGACCTCGAACACGGGGTGATCGCCGCGCGCGAGCCGCGCGAGGGCGGCGCGCTCCTCTCCCTGCGTGCCGGTCGCGATCGCGAGGATCTCGCGCCGCGGCCGCTCGCGCACGAGCTCTTCGCGGAGGACGATGTCGTCGGGCCAGGGGAGGTACCCGGTCGATCGCGCGACGCGGGCGTGGGTGCCGACGCCGCGACCGAGGAGCGCGATCTTGCGCCCGGTGCTCGCCGCGATCTCGCCGAGCAGGCGGAGGCGGTGCACGTTCGACGCGAACATCGCGACGACGACGGCGCCGGGCGCGCTCCGGGCGAGGCGCTCGAGCGCGTGCCCGACGTCGGTCTCGCTCCCGGTGTCGCCCTCGACGTCCACGTTGGTGGAGTCGGACATGAGGAGCGTCACGCCCTCGTCCCCGAGCGCGGCGAAGCGCGCGGCGTCGAAGTGCTCTCCGTCGGGCGGCGTCGGATCGAGCTTGAAGTCTCCGGTGTGGATGACGGTCCCGACGTCGGTCCGGATCGCGAGCGCGGTCGCGTCCGCGATCGAGTGCGTGACGCGGATCGGCTCGACGTTGAACGATCCGACGTCGAACGCGCGCCCGGGTGCGGTCTCGATGAGCCGCGCGTGCTCCAGCACCTCGTGCTCGGCGAGCCGCTCCCGCACGAGGCCGAGCGCGTAGGGGGGGCCGTAGACCGGCACGTCGTGGCGTTTGAGGAGGTAGGGGAGGGCGCCGATATGGTCCTCGTGGCCGTGCGTGACGACGACGCCGGTGAGCGCGGCGCCGAGTCGATCGAGCGGCGCGAAGTCGGGGTGCACGACGTCGACCCCGAGCCCGCGGTCGTCGAACGTGACGCCGCAGTCGACGACGAGCGCCTGCCCGCGCTGCTCGAGCGCCATGCAGTTCATCCCGACCTCACCGAGGCCGCCGAGCGGGAGCACGCGCAGCACGCCCGCGATCCTACGCCGAAAACACGAAGCCCCGCGGCTCATGTGGCCGCGGGGCTCCGGGGATCCCTACGCGAGGGCGTTCAGGTCACTTCGGGCCGTCGTCGATGCA includes:
- a CDS encoding ribonuclease J translates to MSRGASCFRRRIAGVLRVLPLGGLGEVGMNCMALEQRGQALVVDCGVTFDDRGLGVDVVHPDFAPLDRLGAALTGVVVTHGHEDHIGALPYLLKRHDVPVYGPPYALGLVRERLAEHEVLEHARLIETAPGRAFDVGSFNVEPIRVTHSIADATALAIRTDVGTVIHTGDFKLDPTPPDGEHFDAARFAALGDEGVTLLMSDSTNVDVEGDTGSETDVGHALERLARSAPGAVVVAMFASNVHRLRLLGEIAASTGRKIALLGRGVGTHARVARSTGYLPWPDDIVLREELVRERPRREILAIATGTQGEERAALARLARGDHPVFEVAPGDRVIMSARTIPGNEPEVYAILGQLIRRGVEVITPRLDRGVHVSGHAHRPDQRKMIELVRPRCFVPVHGTIHHLSRHAELAREMGVPSVAVAENGRVVEVTAERVMLGETIGAGRVYEWAGREVAPSVLKIRGWLAEAGVAFCVVTFDRDGAVDVLLEMRGVMDDEAAPADHAAALEEVKTSLANAFEHATDDERAEVVRQAVRRVLKQRRGIKPMTIVKVVRR
- a CDS encoding CHAD domain-containing protein — encoded protein: MTARTENGAPLAAPYVVMKLRDLDAALSEAAPRVVTELDDDEAVHDLRVAIRRLRTLLKMSRELFGRWHTDVVRLAFKQVMDATGELRDEEVLEETLAGAAKADGFDTWLTGRKPRAEKLRRSVIARIERGDLERARLMLKALLVFPVEPKRNVELSRFARRTVERARRKVEDKRDVEVTDVTGMHDLRIAYKELRYSIELLSEALPIDMRAQLQPATVFQKRLGELHDVDVATEVVTKARGLSLAAREEALSSLRALRTKRVAKYLRELDPLGTAANLTSLTHVDRVQDTPRSDMIAEPGSTAAKGRVS